In the Phaeodactylum tricornutum CCAP 1055/1 chromosome 13, whole genome shotgun sequence genome, GGACTACGGCATCGACACGGGGTAGGCTGGGTTGACCACGAGACAAACGCAAGCGGATTGCGCAGTCGGGCTCACCATGAACATGCCATACGTAGcgtctgacagtgagcttcAATTATCCACCATGGAAGATTGCAGTGACGATGGCACGGAGTTGTCGCCGGAGCCTTCTCCGCACGGTCCACCGCAACCTCAACCCATTCCAATTTGCGATTCTACACCAAAAACGGTAGACCAGCGACAGCAATTTGTATACCAAGACACTagcgaagaggaagaaagcTTGCCATCGCTTCCCGAAGCACCTTCTCCCTATTCTCCACCGCCGAACTCTTTATTCAGTGGAGAATCCTGGCAGCGAAGTTCGAAAGgtcaccgacgacgacgaccgccTTTGCATGAGGTCCGATTGACTTCCGAAAGAGCCAACGGAGGACAGGCCGGTGGAAAGaatgacgatgacgaagccGTCGTTGCCACCAACCAAACGTTTGCTTCTGAGCCTTCCCTCGGTCATCGCATTCATCGTCTTCTCAGACAAGAAGGAACGCCAGTCTCTTTTCGTGATCCGTTCCCTCCTCAATCAGCAATATCCATTCCTCCCATATCGGCGGATCGGTCGCACTTATTACCCGCCGTGCTCGCCCTCAAGCGTGACCTTCAAACGTCCCATCAAAGCCTTTACCTATTGCAGCAGGAAAACAAAGCCTTATCGTCCGAATGTGATCGGTTTTCGAGCCAATACGATGTTTGGCAAGAGAATTTCAACCGTCAGCTCGATCTCTCCAGACAGCAGCAGGAAGGGCTCGAACAAGAAGTGGAGCACTTGAAGCAGCAAAATCATTTGTTAGTGgaagaaaggaaagcagCGGCTATCAATGCCAACGAGAATATTGAACGTCTGAAACGAGAAAAAGCGGAAGCTCTTGAGGAGACAGAATCCGTGAGGACGTCACTGCAAGACGCAATTCACCTTCTCGAATCTGAAAAGGAGCAACTCGAAATAGAGAAGACCTCAACTGACTCCAAATGGAAAAAAGACCTAAAACGGCTTGAAAGCGAAAGAACAGAAGCAGAGACTTGCTTACAACAGCGCATCGAGACACtagaaaaagagaaagctttGGTCGCTTCTCGACTGCAAGAAAAAATGGACGACCTGATAGCCGAGAAGGTCATGCTTGAATCCCAACGAAAGGAACAGGTAGGACAGCTCGAGAAAGATCAGAAACTGCTGAAAGCAGAGCTGGCGGAACAAATAAAAGTTTTGGCAACGGATGCGACATCAGTGGAAACTGGACTTAGGCACGAAGTGCAGCATCTGGAGAAGGCCCTCGAAACGGCGATGACGGAAAAAACTATACAGGAATTGAAGTTCGAAAGTCTTGTTGCAG is a window encoding:
- a CDS encoding predicted protein, producing MNMPYVASDSELQLSTMEDCSDDGTELSPEPSPHGPPQPQPIPICDSTPKTVDQRQQFVYQDTSEEEESLPSLPEAPSPYSPPPNSLFSGESWQRSSKGHRRRRPPLHEVRLTSERANGGQAGGKNDDDEAVVATNQTFASEPSLGHRIHRLLRQEGTPVSFRDPFPPQSAISIPPISADRSHLLPAVLALKRDLQTSHQSLYLLQQENKALSSECDRFSSQYDVWQENFNRQLDLSRQQQEGLEQEVEHLKQQNHLLVEERKAAAINANENIERLKREKAEALEETESVRTSLQDAIHLLESEKEQLEIEKTSTDSKWKKDLKRLESERTEAETCLQQRIETLEKEKALVASRLQEKMDDLIAEKVMLESQRKEQVGQLEKDQKLLKAELAEQIKVLATDATSVETGLRHEVQHLEKALETAMTEKTIQELKFESLVADNLSYEQQLAEKKEENDSLSKTLAQLRRSADSGGDRKVEQLQTELLDAKARVKSATIQGARKTQQAKEGGEKKSHLLQGQVNSLRLEVDQLKAVAKESERRHRKQMAETERKTDDLQQEVKNLKRDLDESTERANQLMGNKAACCYDQDEIECSSAAGASHSISERLLRIRDVAERARIDQNFRRELTRIRAQHEGELKSVKDSHEQTLKDIVHGAKVDVTTKAKDYKRRLQSEYEVEIEDMRRKHDAQVTQVKVRLERELEESEKALEATINQLSATTKELEREMIAREGLQQTVQDLEERVQQYQHDQFVGRSELETNTLQEGWAKKTMELVTSIQKDCNDVFDRRKRDGTAHQLETMRERWTDPSPSLTKISEPTHTYRDRSAHVLPVWHQSRSSWKPNTASIDIDKALDETEAIIRSLTGVDALL